The Saccharopolyspora gloriosae genome window below encodes:
- a CDS encoding MCE family protein, which produces MRGLTAPLVKLSLFTLVTVLLTALLAMTVAASNVGSTSEYAAKFDDASGLGEGDEVRIAGVRVGEVSSLEVVDGTRALARFEIDAARTLPADAVATVKYRNLAGQRYLALDAALSPGEPELAAGATLPVEQTRPALNLTALFNGFQPLLQALEPGDVNKLSGQLIQVLQGEGGTVESILAHTASLTSTLAEKDQVIGQVIDNLNAVLGQVSARSPQLGELIDALQRLVSGFAEQREPIGDAVTALDDLTHTTADLLQDARPPLREDVAALGDLSANLNAGLPQLEHDVRTLPGRLDSLTRTVSYGSWFNFYLCRLTGRVGISGLDVQAQVLPLPPTDMPARCQP; this is translated from the coding sequence ATGAGGGGACTCACCGCGCCACTGGTCAAGCTGTCGCTGTTCACCCTCGTCACGGTGCTGCTGACGGCGCTGCTGGCGATGACCGTCGCGGCGTCGAACGTGGGCTCGACCTCCGAGTACGCCGCGAAGTTCGACGACGCCTCGGGACTCGGCGAGGGCGACGAGGTCCGCATCGCGGGGGTGCGCGTCGGAGAGGTGAGCTCGCTGGAGGTCGTCGACGGCACCAGGGCGCTGGCCCGCTTCGAGATCGACGCCGCCCGCACGCTGCCCGCCGACGCGGTCGCGACCGTCAAGTACCGCAACCTCGCCGGGCAGCGCTACCTCGCGCTGGACGCCGCGCTCTCGCCCGGCGAACCGGAACTGGCCGCGGGCGCCACGCTGCCGGTGGAGCAGACGCGGCCCGCGCTGAACCTGACCGCGCTGTTCAACGGATTCCAGCCGCTGCTGCAGGCGCTGGAACCGGGTGACGTCAACAAGCTCTCCGGCCAGCTGATCCAGGTGCTGCAAGGGGAAGGCGGCACCGTCGAGAGCATCCTCGCGCACACCGCGTCGCTGACGTCCACCCTCGCCGAGAAGGACCAGGTGATCGGCCAGGTCATCGACAACCTCAACGCGGTGCTCGGCCAGGTCAGCGCCCGCAGCCCGCAACTGGGCGAGCTCATCGACGCGCTGCAGCGGCTGGTGAGCGGGTTCGCCGAGCAGCGCGAACCGATCGGCGACGCGGTCACCGCGCTCGACGACCTCACCCACACCACCGCCGATCTGCTGCAGGACGCGCGCCCGCCGCTGCGCGAGGACGTGGCCGCGCTCGGTGACCTGTCGGCGAACCTCAACGCGGGCCTGCCGCAGCTGGAGCACGATGTGCGGACCTTGCCGGGACGGCTCGACTCGCTGACCCGGACGGTGAGCTACGGGAGCTGGTTCAACTTCTACCTCTGCCGCCTGACCGGGCGGGTCGGCATCTCGGGGCTCGACGTGCAAGCCCAGGTGCTGCCGCTGCCGCCGACCGACATGCCTGCGAGGTGTCAGCCGTGA
- a CDS encoding MCE family protein has protein sequence MSTALRDRDQATVGIVSLGLLTVVTLLAFFANDLPLIGGGTTYSARFTESAGLAAGDEVEVAGVKVGEVTDVRLDGDRVLVHFRVEDVRVGDRSRVSIQIKTLLGAKNLALRPDGRDEQDPDETIPAARTEVPFDIPDALDQLTRTTEQVDSDQLGRSFEVLAESLRGSPQHLGGAVDGLSALSRTIASRDQELAELLHNAADVSEVAADRDEQVARLIRDGNLLLSELQNRREAISSLLRGTQAVSGQLRGLIADNQERLNPAMRELEQVTSMLQRNQDDIAATIAALEPYVTGFNNTVGNGRWFDGYLCGLLPPTVSAGPLQINPDGCDLSRPQPGPGGGP, from the coding sequence GTGAGCACCGCACTGCGCGACCGGGACCAGGCGACCGTGGGGATCGTGTCCCTCGGGTTGCTGACCGTCGTGACCCTGCTGGCGTTCTTCGCCAACGACCTGCCGCTGATCGGCGGCGGAACCACTTATTCGGCGCGGTTCACGGAGTCCGCGGGCCTCGCCGCCGGGGACGAGGTGGAGGTCGCCGGGGTGAAGGTCGGCGAGGTCACCGACGTGCGCCTCGACGGTGACCGGGTGCTCGTGCACTTCCGCGTCGAGGACGTGCGGGTGGGCGATCGCAGCCGGGTCTCCATTCAGATCAAGACGCTGCTCGGCGCGAAGAACCTCGCGCTGCGCCCCGACGGCCGCGACGAGCAGGACCCGGACGAGACGATCCCGGCGGCGCGCACCGAGGTCCCCTTCGACATCCCCGACGCGCTCGACCAGTTGACCCGCACCACCGAGCAGGTCGACAGCGATCAGCTCGGCCGCAGCTTCGAGGTGCTGGCGGAGAGCCTGCGCGGCAGCCCGCAGCACCTCGGCGGCGCGGTCGACGGGCTCTCCGCCCTGTCGCGCACCATCGCCTCCCGCGACCAGGAACTGGCCGAGCTGCTGCACAACGCCGCCGACGTCAGCGAGGTCGCCGCCGACCGCGACGAGCAGGTGGCCCGGCTCATCCGCGACGGCAACCTGCTGCTGTCCGAACTCCAGAACCGGCGGGAGGCGATCAGCTCGCTGCTGCGCGGAACGCAAGCGGTCTCCGGCCAGCTGCGCGGCCTCATCGCCGACAACCAGGAGCGGCTGAACCCGGCGATGCGCGAACTGGAGCAGGTCACCTCGATGCTGCAGCGCAACCAGGACGACATCGCCGCCACCATCGCCGCGCTGGAGCCTTACGTGACCGGGTTCAACAACACCGTCGGCAACGGCCGCTGGTTCGACGGCTACCTGT